A segment of the Terribacillus aidingensis genome:
TGGATTCTGATGCTTCTGAGCAATATGACAAATATACAATTGTAGCCAACCAGGAAGAACTGGCTCAGTTAGGTTTGACAGCAGCTCAAGTCACGGCTCAGCTGTCCAACATTGGCAGCCAGCCGTCAATCGCTACTATTCAAAATGATGATGGCGAAGCACTGGATGTTTATGTGCAAGTAGCAAACGAATCTTTCGAGGATAAAGAAGATCTGGAAAATACAACGATCCAAACTTCACTCGGAACAGAAGTGGCTCTGAACGAAATTGCTGAAATCGAAGACGGTCAGTCTCCGAATACATTGCAGCGACGTGATGAAAAACTTTACGGTTCTGTATCTGCTGATATTACAAGCGATGATATCGCAACTGCTACTAGCGGTTTGCAAGAAGAGATTGATAACCTTGAATTGCCTGATGGCGTAAGCATCGATCAGGGCGGGGTTTCTGAACAGATTAATGAATCGTTCAGCCAGCTTGGTCTTGCAATCCTGGCAGCGATTGCGATTGTATACTTCGTACTAGTATTAACATTCGGCGGAGCACTGGCACCGTTTGCTATCCTATTCTCCCTGCCGTTCACAGTCATTGGTGCGTTGGTAGGATTGCTCATCGGCGGCGAGACAATCAGTGTTTCCTCCCTTATCGGGGTGCTTATGCTGATCGGTATCGTTGTAACGAACGCCATCGTTCTAGTTGATCGTATCATTCATAAGGAAAAAGAAGGCATTCCGACTCGCGAAGCGATTCTCGAAGCCGGTGTAACTCGTCTTCGTCCGATACTGATGACAGCCATTGCTACAATCGGTGCACTTGCACCACTTGCTTTCGGCTTCGAAGGCGGCGGTTCCGTTCTTATCTCGAAAGGACTTGGAATCACTGTAATGGGCGGTCTTATCAGTTCTACCTTGCTGACACTTGTTATCGTACCTATCGTGTATGAAGCAACAACACGCTTCAGCCTGCAAGAGCATCATAAAGCAGAGCGCCAGCGCCGCAAGGAAAGAAAACGAGCGAAGAAAGCAGCTAAGGAATAAAACAAGAAAAGCCTGCAGTATTTATACACTGCAGGCTTTTCTATTAACTTGGAGGATTCGATGAAACCAGAACGCATACTGACCGTAGAAGCATCCGACTCTCTGAATTTTCTCTTGTATGTAAATAATTACGTTAAACAGGAAAAGCACCGCTTCCCGTACTTAGAAGGAAATCCATGGAATTTGCAAGAACCATCAATTTTACAGCCGTTATTACAGCATCACTGGAACGAAACCTTAACTGCACCTACTTATCCTCCCCTGCCTGTTTACCAACAAAAAGAAAAATTCCGTTTACTTTTTCATGATGAAAACAGCTTTGAAAGCTGCTTGAACACCTTCTATTCATGGTGGGGAAGCATGGCCGGAAAAATGGCTATTGAACGTTTTGTCGATCAAGACAGCATCAATTCGTTGTATACCCTTTTCCTTTTAACCAACAAAGATCAACTAACCATTAATCTTCTTTACGAAAATGACATTCTGGGAAGCCCCATCGTTGATAATCAGCTAGTTCTTAGCTTAAGAGAAACATTTGTGAGAGAGGAAATGATAACAACAATGCAAGATCGTCTAACTTTTAATGGGAATAAGTAAGAAAGCTTGAGTTATATACACATAATGTTGCAACTCGTATACACTTGTAACGTGCAGAGCGGGGAATCATCTACAGTAAAAAGCTCCGGCAATGTGCCGGAGCTTACATTATTCTTCATCTGATATTCTTCCAAGGAAGAATCCATCTACCTCGCTAATCTTTCCGCGCCATAGAAGATCAGAATTAGCTGGTGTAGTTTTATTTTCTGATAGATATGTGGACATATTTTTTAAATGAATGTACTCCGCATTGCTTTGCTTGGTGTCCGCCGATTCCTCCGCCTGCTTCAAAGCTTCCTTCAATTGCTTAGCCACATCATTTTTTTCTGAGATGCTGTCTTTTAAATTGGAGAAATAAGATGCGGCTGAAATGATAGTCCCAGTGACCAGCCCACCTTTCACATGCAGTGTTATATCCGTGGAGAAATCATGATGATTAGCTGCTTGTACAAAGAATGATAAGATTTCATCTTTAGCCATTTTCAACCCTCCTAATTACTTTGTTACGTCATCTTGTCGCACGATTGTTATTCCATTGCTGTTCGCAGTATCTTCCTCTTTTGACGAGTTATCATTCAAAAGCTGGTTCAATTTATTTTCCAATTCTTCGATTTTCTGCTTTAAATGCTCATTCTCATCACGCAGGTTCTCGTTAGCTTGGTTGTTCTGGCTGCTTGGATCCTTTTGTTTATCCTGATTGTTGTTATCATCTTGATTTTCTTGATTGTTGCTATCATCTTGCTTATCCTGATTGTTCTTATCATTTTGATTGTCCTCGTGGTTCTTATCATTCTCGTTCTTTTCTTCTTGTTCTTCTGTGTTATTATCTTCGTCCGAACTCTTGTCTTTTTTAAATTTATCCTGCACCATATTGATGGTCTGGTCTTTCATCTGCTTAACTGATTCACCTAAGTCTTTTCCCGTCACCTTCGTTTTCGCTGATTTGAAAGTACCTGCGATTTTCTTCCCGATATTTGGACTAGTTAGTAGTCCGATTGAGGCTCCGGCTATACCACCTGCAATTGTCCGATTCCAAGTATTATCTACCTTCCTTACTTTATCTGCTGTTTTAACTACTGCCTTATTTACAACTTTATCTTTCATTTCACTCATTTTCTGTTCCTCCTTAATCCGACATTTTTTGTTCTAGTAATTCCAGGCGTTTCTGAAGCTGTTCGTTTTCCTCCTGCAGCCTTTTCGTATTGCTGTCTGCTTTTGAGGATAGATATGGATCTGATTCCCACCAGTCTAAGCCAATTTCTTTTGCTTTATCGACCGAGGCTACGATTAAACGTATCTTGATGGTAAGCAGTTCTACATCAGCTATCCCTACTGTGATGTCCCCAGCAATAACGACACCTTTATCCAGTACTTTTTCCAATACATCGACCAAGTTACTCGTGTTGCTCTGAACGACTTGTTGATCTGCCATGTTTTCACTTCTTTCCTGGTAAGAGATTTCCTAATGGGCCAAGGTCAATATTCAAATCTTCATCTTTTAAGTTGAAGATTAGCTTCAGTTCTTCCATCTTTAATTCCAAATTCATCAATGCCATGCCAAGATCTTCAATTTGCTGATCCGATAGTGTTCCGCCTTCCACCCGACGAATGGCATGACGTTCGACAATCTGGCGAAGCAATTCGATCACTGTCATAACTAATTGTGCCAAACCATGTTCCGCATCATCAGGATCTAAATGGATTCGCCCGCTCTTCGGCTGCTGCACTTCCATGTTCCAACTCCTCCTTCTGTTTATCAAATGCTTCTGATGTAAAGTCCATCCGTGTATTACCGGATTGATTTTGTACTAGTGTCTCAACAGAGGCAATCAGCACTCGCAAGTCTAAGTACACTAAGTCAACTCCAGCAATTGAAATAATTAAATCTCCTTTTATTGCAACACCCTTATCGAGGATGACATCAAGTATATCTATCAAGGAAACATCCTTGTTTCTGTCGATCGTCTCACGTGTATTCATCTTGTGCCTCCATCTAATAGACGAAATGATAAGCTGGCCAAGGTCCAGTTGCTTCGAATCTCCATCCAGACGAAGCACTTTCTTCATTTTTCTGTTGAACAAGCTCTAAAAATGCTTCTACTTGGTTCTCCTGGATAAGATAAACACTATTCCAGCTCATTTCCAGCTCACGACCTGTGACGTCCTTGCTCCAGGCTGTCTTCACTTTCTCTTCTGAAGCAATTTCAGTTAGTTCAGCATGTACCTGTTCACAGAATTGGTTTTTCTCTTTTTCTAATTCACCATCAACAAGCTGATCGATTTTCCGCTTTTTAAAGAATTGACGGCCGGGAGGCAAGCTCTCTATTTCCTTCATCTTTTCTTTAATGCTGGGGCTGTGCTGCAGTACGTGCTCACGGAGGGGTTCATCATCACAGTAGATTTTCAGATTCCATTCCTGGCTGTCTTTAATTCTGACAAATAGACTTTGGATTGTATCTGCTTGTTCACGCAGCTTCTCTTCCAGACTGTCCTGACTCAGGTAGATTGTACAGAACTTCATTGGAATCAGCGTATACTGCTTTTGCAAATCAAGCAGCACTTCATGATGGTGCATTGCACTCTCCTGAAGCCATTCAAGGTCGTCCTTCATTCTCGACTCCAATGCTTCCCCTTCATACGCTTCCGCATCCACTTTCGTATAAATAGCTGCAATATCCCCGTATATTGCAACCGCTGCTTGCTGTTCCTTATCAATGCCAGCAAAAGAAGAAAATGGCGTTTTATCCAGTTCAATAACAGGTACAATACCGTATAAATAAATATAATTTTCCTTCTGTTCCATATCCCTTACTCCTTATCCTCTTCTTCAGCAAGCTTTTCCCACTCATCCAATTCACGCTGCTTGGCTACTTCATAGCGCAGCAGCAGTTCCTGTTCCTTTTCTTTGTATGCCGCTTCTGAGATTTCCTCCAACTCATACAGCATCTGCAGTTGAATCAACTTTTGCTGTATAACGGAGATATCGAAATACTCCTTATCAGCTTCGCCCTTAATTTCTCGCCCAATTCTTATCAGTAGTTTGATTGGTGCAGAGACCAGAAAAGGGATCATGATGGCTTTTCAACCTGTAAACGAATATTGATAAAGTTATATGCTGGCCATGGGCCGGAATATTTAAAATCTACTTTTCCTTCCCATTTGTCATGGAGCTCATTGACTGCTTCATCAAATTGAGATTCTTTTTCCTTATCCAGCAAAAACGCACTGTTAAGCAGCATTTTCTCGCTGATCGGTTCATTTGCTTTTGCTGCTGTGGCGAGCTTCTGAAGCGGCGTAAGAATCTGTTCTTCCATTTGCCGGCGCTTGTCTGTAAAGAACTTCTGTGTTAGTTCACCAAGCTTCATTCGATCATAGTATCCAGCTTCCTTGGATTTTTTGCTTACGGCTTCTTTCAGTCTGACGATAGCAGGATCTTTATGAATTTCCTCCTCCAGCCATTCCTGTTTGCCGATCACTTTCAATCCCAGCTCGATCTTATTGCGAATCTCCGGAAATAGTTCTGTAAACTGAGGTTCTAGTTTCTTCAGTATCACCTTGGCATCTTCATCCGTTTTAAAAACATTGCCGAAACTGACCGGAATCATCTCTTCCTGTTTCTTCATGACAGAGGAAAGGATAGCTTGATGAGCCATTAAATTATCCTTGGTAGGATGATAAATTTTCTGCGGAACTTTAGCCGCCACAAATGCCATATCCCTATGGTGAATCATATATGTGCTTCCAGAAACGCCATCCAGCTCCACATCTCCGAAGCTCGGCTGAACCGGATTCTGTACTGCGCAAAATACATACGTTCCATTCATTGCTGCTGCCTCCTTTATTAATGATCTACTGCACTTCTGTAACGTGTACTTTGTCTTGAATAAGATTCAATTTCTGCATCTTTATTCAGTGTGACGCTATACACACCAAGCATTTCGTCTTTTGCATACTTCTTCATATAATCCCTTTCTTCAAATACTTCTATAGTGACAGTCCATCCGTCTGCACTATCTTCACCCTGTCTCGGTTCCACTGCTGTGATTTTATGGGGCGGCGCGATATATTCTTCAAAGAAGCTGCTAACTTTTTTCATGATTTCTGTAATGCTCATATTCCCCCCCCTTTAACTAAATTATGAAAGAGGAAACAGTCCTAAAGCCTGCTCTCCTCATACACTGAATAAGGAATTGCTTCGTTCATTCTTTTGCTCCGGTAATCCCTCATTTTGTACTTCGTCACGCAATAGCCCGACTGCTTCCGCATATCGCAGCCATGTATCCACACTTGCGATTACGACTCTGGCCTCGATTGTTAGAATTTCAATTCCTACTACAGAGACCCGGACAAACGCGTCAATTACAATCCCTTTATCTAAAATGCGGTCAATTACATCTGCCAAGCCGGAACTATCTGTACTTTTTTGAACTGCCATGTTAAACACTCCTTCTTATTTTTTCTTCACGTCGCTCAACTTTTTCGCTGCTGCCGGCCCTTTTACATCCCGGTAGCTTTTTATATCTTCAATATGTTTGATTTTAGAAACAGACTTGACTTGCGGGCCATGGTTATCAGATCCGCGGTCACCCTCCACCTTGTCCTTCATCTGCTTTGCAGTATCCTGGAGTTCATCTTTCCAATCCAGTAATTTCGTCCTCAGCTTATCGGCCGATTGCTGAGCCTTTTCGTGTACATCAGTACCTTTGTTTTCCTTGATATGTTCAAGTTTTGAAGCGGCAGTTTCTGCTTTTTCTCCTACCTTATTCGATAGAGAGGCTTCCATTTGATCCTTTGCTATCTGCCCCATTTTTTTCTTAAGGTTTTTCTTCTTTTCCTCGGGAATAGCTTTTTTTAGAACACCGGTTACCAGCCGCGTTGCTGCCTTAGCTGTTATTGTTTTGTAAGCTTTAACGATTGCTCACCTCCTGTGCACATAGAAGCTACATTCCCAGAAGTAATCACTTTTATAGCAAAAAAATTGTGAATGAAGATATTGGCATCATTGGTAACAAAAAATAAGAAAACCGCGCTATCTGATGCGATAGCGCGGTTGCAACGTTTCTTGCTCTTAATAATATTGTTAATCACTGTTTCCTTGTAAAGATGTTCATTTTTTAGTTGACTTTCTAATTTCTAATAAGTGGAATCTTACCTTATATTCACCACATAATCATGTGCAGTTAATCCATAGACACTTTTGAAATGCTTATTCAAATGAGTCAGATCAACAAACCCACAAGCCGCAACTGCTTCATATATATCTTTGTTTTTCTCTATGATTTGCTTCGCATGCTGGACTTTGCTACTTAGGAAATACTGATACGGCGAAATGCCCGTATGCATGTTAAACAATCTAATAAATTTGTATTTCGAAATTTGTAATTCATGACTTATTTCATCCAGTTTTAGTACACCTTGAAGGTTGCTGTGAATCATTTCCTTCGCCTTCAGAATTAATGCATTATCCTTTTTACTGGTAGTATTTAATTCCGTTTTTGTGAGTCTATCTGCTAGAGAAACTGCTAGTTCATTACTTAGGACTTCTTCGGTTTCATTTAATATTGCCTGACCAAGTCTCAGGATCTTTTTTTCGAGTCCAGCATCATATACGATTGGCTCTGCAAAACGAATCAATTCCTTTTGCCCTGTAATTTCCTGCAGCAACTCCGGCTCCAAGTACAGCATCACATACTCAAGACCAGTCTCATCGTGTGCCATACCATCATGTGTCTGTTCCGGATTAAATAACATCACGCCATTTGGATAAGACAATTGCTTGTGGCCTTCCAAATTATATTGTTGTATACCTCGTAAGGTAACACCCATTGCATACTCCCTATGCGCATGTTTCTTATATGTGAATTCCTTCATGCTCGCCGACAAGACAGTGATCCCAGCCGACTTCTTATAGATGAACTTTTCCATTTCCTTCACCTCTGGTTATCTAAATCCATATCATGCAGGCTGCATAGAGTAAAAACACTGCCATGAGTATATTTACTACTTTGGTATGTTTCTGCAGGAATCTCTTAAAGATAGTTCCGAAAAGGATCCATCCAATGAAAGCCAAGAAACCAATTATCGTTATAACAGCAACAAAGATCAGTATCACTACATTTTCTGTATAGTTTTTCATAACGAAACTGGGAATGACAGTCAGTGTAAAGATAATCACCTTCGGATTTAAAAACTGCATGAAGAAACCGGATAGAAAAGTGCCGTTCAGTTGGCCGCTCTTTTTCGAGCTATCTGACTTATATATTTGATATGCAAGGTATACCATGTAAAGACTTCCGATTACTTGCAGGAAAACTAGTATTTTCGGTAAAACAGTTACAAGTACTGCATTCAGTATAGCAGATAGAAATAACAGCAGACTAAATGCGAGGGTCGCTCCGTACGTATAGCGCATTGCTCTTTTAGTACCAAATTGATTCACAGTTGATAAGATAACAATATTCGTAGGTCCAGGTGTAAATGTAACGATAAAGCAGTAAATAAGAAAAGAAGTGATATTCATGCTGACTCTCCTTTTTCAGTGGTCTAACATGAATATAAACCGAAACAACTGGTGTTATATAGTACATTATTGCAATTGCTTTCCAATAAAAAAAGACTGCCCTATAGGCAGTCTCCACAAATCTTCAACCTTATTCAGCAACGCAATTATTTTTCCGCGTTGCTAAACTCACTATAATCATGACAACGCAGTTGATGACCAAAGCAATGATTCCCGTGTTCACATCATTCCATGATGCTGGCAAGGCTGGGATAAGATCCACTAAGGTTGTTTGACTGATTGTAATATACGCAACAGTTATTAGTCCGGCAATGATTCCCGCTGCTGCCCCATACTTATTGATGAAGCTGCGCTTCCACAAGCTGCAGAATAGTGACGGAGCGAGTTGCGTCATCAGACTGTAGCCCATCAATATGATATTCGATAACGTTGCTCCTCCGTGCAGTGTGAAATAGACTGCCAGCAAGGAAACAATCGGAACAAACAATCTAGCCAACTTTCCTATTGTCTTGTCACTTGTCTTAGGTGCAAACACCTGATAGATATTTTTTGCAAGTAGAGTGGCTGTATTCATGACCAGCAAGGAACCTGGTACCAACGCTGTCAGCAATCCCGCGCCGCCGATGATACCGATCACCCACGGGTCGAAGGTCTCAATCGATAGTCGCAATAGGGAAAGATCCACATCTTCCCCTTCCAATCCAGGCACAGCCAGAATCGATGCTGTTCCGACGAAAAAGACGAATAAAAGCATAAGTGTATAAAGCGGGCTTATTATCGCGTTTTTACGGAAGACCTTCTCGCTTTTCGCTGTATACGTGGAACTGAACACTTGCGGCCACATATAGAACCCAAGCACGAGCAGCAAAACAGTTGAGATGACCCATGTCATACTATAGCCTTCATCCGGGAACTTGAGAAATTCAGGGTTAGCCGCGTGAACTGCCTCGAACATAGGCTGGAAGCCGCCATAATAATGAAGCGGCAGATAGATACCGAGGAAGCAAATGACGATTACCATGACAATATCCTTGATTGCAGCTGTCCATGCTGAACCATGTACGCCCGAAAGCATCACATAAATCGTTAAGCTGATAGCGCCGATCCATACAGCAGTTTGCATAGAAATAGCCCCATATGATGCTTGTGAAACGATGATTCCCAACCCCTTAAGCTGCACAACAATGACAGGAATCATACCAATCACCCCGACTAGTGCAACAAGTACACCTAGATACGGACTGTTAAACTTACTGACGAAGAAATCAGATTGTGACACAAGTCTATGTTCCTTCGCGTATCGCCATATGACCGGCAAAAGCCAATAAGACATAACATATGACAAACCAATATACATAAGTACATATAAAGCAGGTGCGCCTTTCCCATATGCCCAGCCGCTTCCACCCAGGAAGGAGAATGTTGTATAAATTTCCCCTGCCATTAACAGGAAGACAAAAATGCCGCTGAATCCTCGGCCTCCGACTGTCCATTGCTCCAGGTCCATATCCTTTCCTTTTGTGGATCTGATCCCCAGGAAGACTGCCAAAAGCAAAAATCCCGATATAATTATAAGTGCAATATTCATTTTTTCTCATCCTCTTTATTCCGTGGATCTAGTTTGTACATGATTGCCAAGATAACCGATGTAAGAACAGTCCATAGAACCACCCAAAACATCACGAACGGCATGCCAAGTACAAAAGGTTCCACTCTATTTGCGAATGGGAGGAATCCCAGCATCCCGATGAAGGGAATGACAGTGAGAAAATATAAACGTTTCATTTTTGATTTCACCATCCAAGTTTGTTTTACATTGCTTTTCTCTCAAAAAGCACATGATGATATCATAATCCTTCTGCTCTTGATAAGCAAAATTAATTTAACAAGAAGAAATCAAGTGGTTAAGACAAAAGTGCTATAGCCAAAAAAATCCGAACGAAGCAAATCTTTCATTGAATTTGCATCGTTCGGATTTTTTATTCGAATTACTAGTATGGATACCGCTCCGGCAGAATACTTCGCTTACCGCGGGCACAGCCTCAGCCTCCTCGCGGAAAATCACCGCTGTGGGGTCTTCGACTTGTGCTTTTCCCGCAGGAGTCTTCGTATTCTGCCTGCGCTGCTGTATCGATATATAAAAGAGATATTAGTTACTACTAATAACTAGCGGAGGAAATACACGGAGACTCCTCAAAATAAAGACCAATTTTTTCGTGCGATGTTATACAAAGTAGCATTCCTTGTC
Coding sequences within it:
- a CDS encoding gas vesicle protein; translated protein: MADQQVVQSNTSNLVDVLEKVLDKGVVIAGDITVGIADVELLTIKIRLIVASVDKAKEIGLDWWESDPYLSSKADSNTKRLQEENEQLQKRLELLEQKMSD
- a CDS encoding sodium:solute symporter family protein is translated as MNIALIIISGFLLLAVFLGIRSTKGKDMDLEQWTVGGRGFSGIFVFLLMAGEIYTTFSFLGGSGWAYGKGAPALYVLMYIGLSYVMSYWLLPVIWRYAKEHRLVSQSDFFVSKFNSPYLGVLVALVGVIGMIPVIVVQLKGLGIIVSQASYGAISMQTAVWIGAISLTIYVMLSGVHGSAWTAAIKDIVMVIVICFLGIYLPLHYYGGFQPMFEAVHAANPEFLKFPDEGYSMTWVISTVLLLVLGFYMWPQVFSSTYTAKSEKVFRKNAIISPLYTLMLLFVFFVGTASILAVPGLEGEDVDLSLLRLSIETFDPWVIGIIGGAGLLTALVPGSLLVMNTATLLAKNIYQVFAPKTSDKTIGKLARLFVPIVSLLAVYFTLHGGATLSNIILMGYSLMTQLAPSLFCSLWKRSFINKYGAAAGIIAGLITVAYITISQTTLVDLIPALPASWNDVNTGIIALVINCVVMIIVSLATRKNNCVAE
- a CDS encoding LysE family translocator is translated as MNITSFLIYCFIVTFTPGPTNIVILSTVNQFGTKRAMRYTYGATLAFSLLLFLSAILNAVLVTVLPKILVFLQVIGSLYMVYLAYQIYKSDSSKKSGQLNGTFLSGFFMQFLNPKVIIFTLTVIPSFVMKNYTENVVILIFVAVITIIGFLAFIGWILFGTIFKRFLQKHTKVVNILMAVFLLYAACMIWI
- the gvpU gene encoding gas vesicle accessory protein GvpU, coding for MAKDEILSFFVQAANHHDFSTDITLHVKGGLVTGTIISAASYFSNLKDSISEKNDVAKQLKEALKQAEESADTKQSNAEYIHLKNMSTYLSENKTTPANSDLLWRGKISEVDGFFLGRISDEE
- the gvpO gene encoding gas vesicle protein GvpO yields the protein MSITEIMKKVSSFFEEYIAPPHKITAVEPRQGEDSADGWTVTIEVFEERDYMKKYAKDEMLGVYSVTLNKDAEIESYSRQSTRYRSAVDH
- a CDS encoding DUF3311 domain-containing protein, with the translated sequence MKRLYFLTVIPFIGMLGFLPFANRVEPFVLGMPFVMFWVVLWTVLTSVILAIMYKLDPRNKEDEKK
- a CDS encoding gas vesicle protein GvpG, with protein sequence MIPFLVSAPIKLLIRIGREIKGEADKEYFDISVIQQKLIQLQMLYELEEISEAAYKEKEQELLLRYEVAKQRELDEWEKLAEEEDKE
- a CDS encoding YtxH domain-containing protein, producing MSEMKDKVVNKAVVKTADKVRKVDNTWNRTIAGGIAGASIGLLTSPNIGKKIAGTFKSAKTKVTGKDLGESVKQMKDQTINMVQDKFKKDKSSDEDNNTEEQEEKNENDKNHEDNQNDKNNQDKQDDSNNQENQDDNNNQDKQKDPSSQNNQANENLRDENEHLKQKIEELENKLNQLLNDNSSKEEDTANSNGITIVRQDDVTK
- the gvpJ gene encoding gas vesicle protein GvpJ, producing the protein MAVQKSTDSSGLADVIDRILDKGIVIDAFVRVSVVGIEILTIEARVVIASVDTWLRYAEAVGLLRDEVQNEGLPEQKNERSNSLFSV
- a CDS encoding gas vesicle protein translates to MNTRETIDRNKDVSLIDILDVILDKGVAIKGDLIISIAGVDLVYLDLRVLIASVETLVQNQSGNTRMDFTSEAFDKQKEELEHGSAAAEERANPFRS
- a CDS encoding AraC family transcriptional regulator is translated as MEKFIYKKSAGITVLSASMKEFTYKKHAHREYAMGVTLRGIQQYNLEGHKQLSYPNGVMLFNPEQTHDGMAHDETGLEYVMLYLEPELLQEITGQKELIRFAEPIVYDAGLEKKILRLGQAILNETEEVLSNELAVSLADRLTKTELNTTSKKDNALILKAKEMIHSNLQGVLKLDEISHELQISKYKFIRLFNMHTGISPYQYFLSSKVQHAKQIIEKNKDIYEAVAACGFVDLTHLNKHFKSVYGLTAHDYVVNIR
- a CDS encoding GvpL/GvpF family gas vesicle protein, producing MEQKENYIYLYGIVPVIELDKTPFSSFAGIDKEQQAAVAIYGDIAAIYTKVDAEAYEGEALESRMKDDLEWLQESAMHHHEVLLDLQKQYTLIPMKFCTIYLSQDSLEEKLREQADTIQSLFVRIKDSQEWNLKIYCDDEPLREHVLQHSPSIKEKMKEIESLPPGRQFFKKRKIDQLVDGELEKEKNQFCEQVHAELTEIASEEKVKTAWSKDVTGRELEMSWNSVYLIQENQVEAFLELVQQKNEESASSGWRFEATGPWPAYHFVY
- a CDS encoding gas vesicle protein K; amino-acid sequence: MEVQQPKSGRIHLDPDDAEHGLAQLVMTVIELLRQIVERHAIRRVEGGTLSDQQIEDLGMALMNLELKMEELKLIFNLKDEDLNIDLGPLGNLLPGKK
- a CDS encoding GvpL/GvpF family gas vesicle protein, encoding MNGTYVFCAVQNPVQPSFGDVELDGVSGSTYMIHHRDMAFVAAKVPQKIYHPTKDNLMAHQAILSSVMKKQEEMIPVSFGNVFKTDEDAKVILKKLEPQFTELFPEIRNKIELGLKVIGKQEWLEEEIHKDPAIVRLKEAVSKKSKEAGYYDRMKLGELTQKFFTDKRRQMEEQILTPLQKLATAAKANEPISEKMLLNSAFLLDKEKESQFDEAVNELHDKWEGKVDFKYSGPWPAYNFINIRLQVEKPS